Proteins encoded within one genomic window of Pararhizobium capsulatum DSM 1112:
- a CDS encoding TadE/TadG family type IV pilus assembly protein gives MRPAGLFRRLAREKGGATAIEFAILALPFFVVTFASIETFVAFFGEQVLANANDTMARKIRTGEVTFGLGRTTDKTKDQFRELYCDEISFFLSCDTDRLYIDVRSFTTFADIPTEIPRTGTDLNTATVFTPGGAEKINVVRSYYRWEVMTDLVRPYVTKLRSAGSSMPHDYLMVATNTVVNEAY, from the coding sequence ATGCGGCCGGCCGGCCTGTTTCGTCGTTTGGCCCGGGAAAAAGGTGGCGCGACGGCCATTGAATTTGCCATCCTGGCCCTTCCGTTTTTTGTTGTGACATTTGCGTCGATCGAAACATTCGTCGCGTTCTTCGGCGAACAGGTGCTGGCCAATGCCAACGACACCATGGCGCGCAAGATCAGAACAGGCGAAGTCACCTTCGGCCTCGGTCGCACCACCGACAAGACCAAGGACCAGTTCCGCGAACTCTATTGCGACGAAATCTCCTTTTTCCTGAGCTGCGATACGGATCGGCTTTATATCGATGTTCGCAGCTTCACGACCTTCGCCGATATCCCCACGGAAATTCCGCGTACCGGCACCGACTTGAACACCGCCACCGTCTTCACTCCCGGCGGTGCTGAGAAGATCAATGTCGTGCGCAGCTATTATCGCTGGGAGGTCATGACGGACCTTGTCCGCCCCTATGTAACCAAGCTGCGGTCGGCCGGAAGCTCCATGCCCCATGATTACCTCATGGTGGCGACAAACACCGTCGTCAACGAGGCGTATTGA
- a CDS encoding pilus assembly protein N-terminal domain-containing protein, giving the protein MPAASFAQEEEDMMRVYMDHARVLKLDRPVAKVIIGNSDVADATVADARTIVLTGRAFGTTNLVILDADGNALVDERILVSIDEGNTVRVYRQTQRSVLSCTPNCEVHADRAAAKN; this is encoded by the coding sequence ATGCCCGCTGCTTCCTTCGCGCAGGAAGAGGAAGACATGATGCGCGTCTATATGGATCACGCGCGTGTCCTGAAACTCGACCGGCCCGTCGCCAAGGTCATCATCGGCAATTCCGACGTCGCCGACGCAACGGTCGCGGATGCCCGGACCATCGTCCTCACAGGCCGAGCCTTCGGTACGACAAATCTCGTTATTCTTGATGCCGATGGAAATGCGCTTGTCGATGAACGCATTCTCGTGTCGATCGACGAGGGCAATACGGTTCGCGTCTATCGCCAGACGCAACGCTCGGTGCTCTCCTGCACGCCAAATTGTGAAGTGCACGCAGACCGGGCCGCCGCCAAAAACTAA
- a CDS encoding Flp family type IVb pilin: MTKLFTRFMKDESGATAIEYGLIAALISVALITGATALGDQLDTTFKDLSTKLDDAGK, from the coding sequence ATGACCAAGCTTTTCACGCGTTTCATGAAGGATGAATCCGGCGCGACCGCCATCGAATACGGTCTGATCGCAGCCCTCATTTCCGTCGCTCTCATCACCGGCGCAACCGCCCTCGGTGACCAGCTCGACACCACGTTCAAGGACCTGTCGACGAAGCTCGACGACGCCGGCAAGTAA
- a CDS encoding A24 family peptidase, producing MTEAAIFVVFPLCLAMAAFSDLFTMTIPNRVSAILLATFVVVAPFAGLGLQDIAFHVSGGLIVFAFCFALFALNIMGGGDAKLLTAAAVWFGFNHSLFLFLAYVSIFGGVLTLVILVLRKQENALLASGLPLPHLLFTAKKIPYGIAIGLGGFFAYPSSPLMMAVLGQMQ from the coding sequence ATGACGGAAGCCGCGATCTTTGTTGTATTTCCTCTCTGCCTCGCCATGGCAGCCTTTTCCGACCTCTTTACGATGACGATCCCGAACCGGGTATCGGCGATCCTGCTGGCGACCTTCGTCGTCGTGGCGCCCTTTGCCGGCCTCGGCCTTCAGGATATCGCCTTTCACGTCAGCGGCGGATTGATTGTCTTTGCGTTCTGTTTTGCGCTTTTTGCGCTCAACATCATGGGTGGGGGCGACGCGAAGCTTCTGACTGCTGCGGCAGTATGGTTCGGGTTCAACCATTCGCTCTTCCTGTTCCTGGCTTATGTCTCGATCTTCGGCGGTGTTCTGACGCTGGTCATCCTGGTTCTGCGAAAGCAGGAAAATGCGCTGCTGGCCTCCGGATTGCCGCTCCCGCATCTGCTGTTTACCGCAAAGAAGATCCCCTACGGCATCGCAATCGGTCTAGGCGGTTTCTTTGCCTACCCGTCTTCGCCGCTCATGATGGCCGTACTCGGACAGATGCAATAG
- the cpaB gene encoding Flp pilus assembly protein CpaB: MKPVRVIILAVAVISAGLAGFLALKLTGGRTVIAAGEPVVEKEPTVNVLVASKSLPVGSRLDGDSIRWTTWPESGLVDGLITDQNRPNAVTDLTGVVVRMPLFNGEPVRQEKIADASSRIMSALLPAGKRAVATEITVATGAGGFILPNDRVDVIMVRKADTGSFITETVLSNVRVLAIDQQIEEKEDGSKSVVGTTATLELTPDQSKVMTVAQQMADRLSLALRSIADAQEPDTVAADYLLSGDGQPAIQVIKSGSIVKSDDGVAQESSNQ, encoded by the coding sequence ATGAAACCGGTGCGCGTAATCATTCTGGCGGTGGCTGTCATTTCGGCAGGACTGGCCGGCTTTCTTGCCCTGAAGCTGACAGGTGGACGGACTGTCATCGCGGCTGGCGAGCCAGTCGTTGAAAAGGAACCGACAGTCAACGTGTTGGTCGCCAGCAAGAGCTTGCCCGTCGGCTCGCGGCTCGATGGCGATTCCATACGCTGGACGACCTGGCCCGAAAGCGGCCTCGTCGACGGATTGATCACCGACCAGAACCGTCCCAATGCCGTGACCGATCTGACCGGCGTCGTCGTGCGCATGCCGCTTTTCAATGGCGAACCTGTCCGCCAGGAAAAGATTGCTGACGCCTCGTCCCGAATCATGTCTGCGCTGCTGCCCGCCGGCAAGCGTGCTGTCGCGACCGAAATCACGGTTGCCACCGGCGCGGGGGGCTTCATCCTGCCGAACGACCGGGTCGACGTGATCATGGTGCGCAAGGCCGACACCGGCAGCTTCATCACTGAAACCGTCCTCAGCAATGTCCGCGTTCTGGCGATCGATCAGCAGATCGAGGAAAAAGAGGATGGGTCCAAATCCGTCGTCGGCACGACTGCGACGCTGGAGCTGACGCCGGACCAGTCCAAGGTCATGACGGTCGCCCAACAAATGGCCGATCGGCTGTCGCTGGCTCTGCGCAGCATCGCCGATGCGCAGGAGCCGGATACGGTTGCCGCCGATTATCTGCTCAGCGGCGACGGCCAGCCGGCCATTCAGGTCATCAAGTCGGGTTCTATCGTCAAGTCGGATGACGGCGTCGCCCAGGAAAGCAGCAACCAATGA